A genomic region of Gimesia chilikensis contains the following coding sequences:
- a CDS encoding isochorismatase family protein, translated as MKFLSLMALSLISYSLVIHPVWAGDEPRIYQNTLQPIKNAKPLLADHPEFVQPIEELRRFESPLLVDDADADLSVRAWRFSYNARGIIEMPNRISIKRTAVIMVHPWGIDDGQGWQTPEPAGAADFCTPEKNHLAGRHTREVIDPFLKRMRKQNALIMYSLIGKVDPIRKKLYRTFDYNPTSEERAQARKDLAQQLKSLPYRGKPLPAQITLSQEQPVIDYFKQFSGLSAGDHFNGKGFWAVPVPVTADITVHDDDVLIFDREGYAPLKDFLKQQGIRHVLLTGYATDMCFCKTTAGYENLSQDFNVFLVGDATLATFPANSSPRYATNAHISFASLNHLITQVSWIKPIKSD; from the coding sequence TATATCAAAACACATTGCAGCCGATCAAAAATGCAAAACCCTTGCTTGCGGATCATCCCGAATTCGTACAGCCCATCGAAGAATTACGCCGATTCGAATCTCCACTGCTGGTCGATGATGCCGATGCAGATCTTTCGGTCCGCGCGTGGCGTTTTTCTTACAATGCCCGGGGAATAATCGAAATGCCGAATCGGATTTCGATTAAGAGGACCGCAGTGATCATGGTTCATCCCTGGGGGATTGATGACGGTCAGGGGTGGCAGACACCAGAACCAGCGGGCGCCGCGGATTTCTGTACTCCCGAAAAGAATCATTTAGCAGGTCGGCACACGCGGGAAGTGATAGATCCCTTTCTGAAGCGAATGAGAAAGCAGAATGCGCTGATCATGTACAGCCTGATTGGAAAAGTCGATCCGATCCGAAAAAAGTTGTATCGCACATTCGATTATAATCCAACATCAGAAGAACGAGCACAGGCACGGAAGGATCTGGCACAACAACTGAAAAGTCTACCTTATCGGGGGAAACCGTTGCCTGCGCAAATAACGCTCTCGCAGGAACAGCCAGTGATTGATTACTTCAAACAGTTTTCAGGTTTGAGTGCAGGTGACCACTTTAACGGCAAAGGGTTCTGGGCAGTACCGGTGCCCGTTACTGCCGACATTACGGTCCACGATGATGATGTGCTGATCTTCGATCGGGAAGGATATGCACCGCTGAAGGATTTTTTAAAGCAGCAGGGGATCCGCCATGTGCTGTTAACCGGTTATGCGACAGACATGTGTTTCTGTAAGACAACGGCCGGCTATGAAAATCTATCACAAGACTTCAATGTCTTTCTGGTAGGTGATGCGACGTTGGCGACCTTCCCGGCGAATTCTTCACCTCGCTATGCAACTAATGCCCACATTTCATTTGCCTCTCTGAATCATCTGATAACGCAGGTCTCCTGGATCAAACCGATCAAATCGGATTGA